Proteins encoded in a region of the Ziziphus jujuba cultivar Dongzao chromosome 3, ASM3175591v1 genome:
- the LOC107423550 gene encoding cysteine-rich receptor-like protein kinase 10 produces the protein MGGPKTIEAVPNYLYHICINTTAFNPNNTTTISVYQSNLNHLLSILSSTSSTHGFHTATAGRDSSTGSAIAYGLFLCRGDKSAAVCGECVATAARELLNLCPIVKENIIWYDECMLRYSNRSLLGILDEQYGTFLYNTENITEKDRFEGLLNATMKAAATVAASGGHEKKFGTKEAYFTGFQTLYSLAQCTPDLSSGDCSRCLSDAMDDLYYKRYNTQQGARRLLPSCNIGFELYPFYNKTNTWTPPTTNKAENDITSIDSLQFDLATIEAATSNFSINNKLGQGGFGEVYKGTLANGQEIAVKRLSKGSVQGAKEFKNEVILVAKLQHRNLVRLVGFCFEGEEKLLVYEFVPNKSLNYFLYDRVHEQKEQLDWSRRYKLIGGIARGILYLHEDSHFRIIHCDLKPSNILLDAEMEPKISDFGMARIFGVDQTRGIASRIAGTYGYMSPEYARRGQFSVKSDVYSFGVTAMEIISGKRNNTFYQSGCADAEDLLSYAWELWKEGKSLELIDPALRASSSENEVVKCVQLGLLCVEENPEDRPTMASVLTMLTKHHLKLPIPQKPGFCFQTESNGHCPQSINEVSISEQNPR, from the exons ATGGGGGGGCCTAAAACTATTGAAGCTGTGCCTAATTATCTGTATCACATATGCATAAACACAACAGCTTTCAACCCCAACAACACCACCACCATTAGTGTTTACCAATCAAATCTAAATCACCTCCTTTCCATCCTTTCCTCAACCTCCTCCACTCATGGATTTCACACCGCCACTGCTGGCCGTGACTCATCAACTGGATCAGCCATCGCCTACGGCCTCTTCCTTTGCCGCGGAGATAAGTCCGCGGCCGTCTGTGGAGAATGCGTGGCAACAGCTGCTCGAGAACTTCTGAATCTTTGTCCAATTGTGAAAGAGAACATAATATGGTACGACGAGTGCATGTTGCGATACTCCAACCGCTCTTTGTTGGGCATCTTAGACGAACAATATGGAACTTTTCTTTATAACACGGAAAACATAACGGAGAAAGATCGATTTGAGGGATTACTAAATGCCACCATGAAGGCTGCTGCAACTGTGGCCGCAAGTGGTGGGCATGAGAAAAAGTTTGGGACTAAAGAAGCTTATTTCACCGGGTTTCAAACGCTGTACAGCCTCGCACAGTGCACGCCAGACTTGTCCAGCGGCGATTGCAGTAGATGTCTTTCGGACGCGATGGATGATCTTTATTACAAGAGATATAACACACAACAAGGTGCAAGGCGTCTGCTTCCTAGTTGCAATATTGGGTTCGAACTTTACCCCTTCTACAACAAGACTAATACATGGACCCCGCCAACCACCAACAAAG CTGAGAATGACATTACAAGCATAGATTCCTTGCAATTTGACTTGGCAACAATTGAAGCCGCTACAAGCAATTTCTCTATCAATAATAAGTTGGGCCAAGGAGGATTTGGAGAAGTTTACAAG GGTACACTTGCAAATGGACAAGAAATAGCTGTGAAAAGGCTATCAAAAGGCTCTGTGCAAGGTGCAAAAGAATTTAAGAATGAGGTTATATTAGTGGCCAAGCTTCAGCACAGAAATCTCGTGAgattggtgggattttgctttGAGGGAGAAGAGAAGTTACTTGTCTATGAATTTGTGCCCAACAAAAGCCTTAACTATTTTCTATATG ACCGTGTCCATGAGCAAAAAGAACAATTGGATTGGTCAAGACGTTACAAGCTAATAGGAGGAATTGCACGGGGAATTCTATATCTTCATGAGGATTCTCATTTTAGAATTATACATTGCGATCTCAAACCTAGTAATATATTGTTAGATGCTGAAATGGAACCAAAAATTTCTGATTTTGGTATGGCAAGGATTTTTGGAGTTGATCAAACTAGAGGAATTGCAAGTAGAATTGCAGGAACATA TGGCTACATGTCTCCAGAATATGCAAGGCGTGGACAATTCTCTGTAAAATCAGATGTGTACAGCTTTGGTGTCACGGCTATGGAGATTATAAgtggaaaaagaaataacacTTTCTATCAATCAGGTTGTGCTGATGCTGAGGACCTTTTGAGCTAT GCTTGGGAACTTTGGAAGGAAGGAAAATCTTTGGAGTTGATAGATCCAGCATTAAGAGCATCTAGTTCAGAGAATGAAGTTGTTAAATGCGTCCAACTTGGCTTATTATGTGTAGAAGAAAATCCAGAAGATAGACCCACCATGGCTTCAGTACTTACCATGCTTACTAAGCATCATCTTAAATTGCCAATACCTCAAAAACCTGGATTTTGCTTTCAAACAGAGTCAAATGGTCATTGTCCTCAATCTATCAATGAAGTCTCAATTTCTGAGCAAAATCCTCGATGA
- the LOC107423561 gene encoding DNA-directed RNA polymerases II and V subunit 8A — MMAGILFDDIFTIEILNPNGEKFDKVTRIAAQSEKHGILMNLDVNTEIYPMKKKEKFLMVLSPTLNWNEAFSSSDDMQGEQKSLADKFEYVMHGLVYKISEEGSGSDVKAGIYASFGGLQMWLKGDPIHCTKFKVDQKLFLLIRKLP, encoded by the exons ATGATGGCTGGCATCctttttgatgacatttttacAATTGAGATTCTAAACCCAAACGGTGAAAAATTTGATAAAG TTACTAGGATTGCAGCACAGAGTGAAAAGCATGGGATATTGATGAATCTAGATGTAAATACTGAGATATATCCgatgaagaaaaaagagaaattctTGATGGTATTGTCACCCACACTTAATTGGAATGAAGCATTTTCCTCCAGTGATGATATGCAG GGCGAGCAGAAGTCTCTTGCAGACAAATTTGAATATGTCATGCATGGATTGGTGTATAAAATATCAGAAGAAGGTTCAGGATCTGACGTCAAAGC GGGAATATATGCTTCATTTGGTGGACTTCAGATGTGGCTGAAGGGGGATCCAATCCATTGTACCAAGTTTAAGGTTGATCAAAAGTTGTTTCTTCTTATTAGGAAGCTGCCATGA
- the LOC107423548 gene encoding cysteine-rich receptor-like protein kinase 10, which translates to MEPKISDFGVARTFEVDQTRGNTSRIVGTYGYMSPEYAMRGQFSVKSDVYSFGVLAIEIISGKRNNTFYQSGRAEDLLSYAWELWKEGKSLELIDPVLRESYSEDEVVRCIQLGLLCVEQNPEDRPTMTSVLTMLTRHHLKLPLPQRPGFFIQTESDNHSHQSVNEVSISEQNPR; encoded by the exons ATGGAACCAAAAATTTCTGATTTTGGTGTGGCAAGGACTTTTGAAGTTGATCAAACAAGAGGAAACACAAGTAGAATTGTAGGAACATA CGGTTACATGTCTCCAGAATATGCTATGCGTGGACAATTCTCTGTAAAGTCAGATGTATACAGCTTTGGTGTATTAGCTATAGAGATTATAAgtggaaaaagaaataacacTTTCTATCAATCAGGTCGTGCTGAGGACCTCTTGAGCTAT GCTTGGGAACTTTGGAAGGAAGGAAAATCTTTGGAGTTGATAGATCCAGTATTAAGAGAATCTTATTCAGAAGATGAAGTTGTTAGATGCATCCAACTTGGCTTACTATGTGTAGAACAAAATCCAGAAGATAGACCCACCATGACATCAGTACTTACCATGCTTACAAGGCACCATCTTAAATTGCCATTACCTCAAAGACCTGGATTTTTCATTCAAACAGAGTCTGATAATCATTCCCATCAATCTGTCAATGAAGTCTCAATTTCTGAGCAAAACCCTCGATGA
- the LOC125423301 gene encoding cysteine-rich receptor-like protein kinase 25 → MWGPKTTEAIPNYLYHVCINATAFNNNTNNITINFYQSNLYHLLSILSSTSTTHEFHTATAGRDPYTGSAIVYGLFLCRGDVAAAVCGVCVAAAATELVKLCPIEKETIIWYDDCMLRYSNRSLLGILDEQHGAFLYNTEHITEKDRFEGLLNSTMKAAAAEAANGGHEKKFGTKEAYFTGFQTLYSLAQCTPDLSSGDCNRCLWDAVDDLYYQRYSARHGARRLLPSCNVRYELYPFYNKTATWTPPATTKGRIFQYTFHQMSNYIKTFYV, encoded by the coding sequence ATGTGGGGGCCTAAAACTACTGAAGCTATCCCTAATTACCTATATCACGTATGCATAAACGCAACAGCTTTCAACAACAACACCAACAACATCACCATTAATTTTTACCAATCAAATCTATATCACCTCCTTTCCATCCTATCCTCCACCTCCACCACTCATGAATTTCATACCGCCACCGCGGGCCGTGACCCTTATACCGGATCAGCCATCGTCTACGGCCTCTTCCTTTGCCGCGGAGATGTGGCGGCAGCCGTCTGTGGCGTATGCGTGGCAGCAGCTGCTACAGAACTCGTGAAGCTTTGTCCAATTGAGAAAGAGACCATAATATGGTACGACGACTGCATGTTGCGCTACTCCAACCGCTCTTTGTTGGGCATCTTGGACGAACAACATGGAGCTTTTCTTTATAACACGGAACACATAACGGAGAAAGATCGGTTCGAAGGATTACTGAACTCCACCATGAAGGCTGCTGCAGCAGAGGCTGCAAATGGTGGGCATGAGAAAAAGTTTGGGACTAAAGAAGCTTATTTTACAGGGTTTCAAACGCTGTACAGCCTCGCACAGTGCACGCCGGACTTGTCCAGCGGCGATTGCAACAGATGTCTTTGGGATGCCGTGGATGATCTTTATTACCAGAGATATAGCGCACGACATGGTGCAAGGCGTCTGCTTCCTAGTTGCAATGTTAGGTACGAGCTTTACCCCTTCTACAACAAAACTGCTACTTGGACCCCTCCGGCCACCACCAAAGGTAGGATATTCCAATACACTTTTCATCAAATGTCAAATTACATTAAAACATTCTATGTTTGA